In one window of Chryseobacterium phocaeense DNA:
- a CDS encoding TetR/AcrR family transcriptional regulator codes for MKQRGQVVIDKILDTADRLFYSQGYSNTGINQIIDEADIAKGSLYKHFETKTDLLVAYVQRTHELWFTRLEAAINEIADPKEKLLALFDHHTRRQEVRQFGGCPFIKANDEAGTDDPRFLAEIQAQKIHSKEFIKILVENSGHKKFLSDEELAETIYIMLEGSIVTASVFKNAEEIQAAKKIIQKLI; via the coding sequence ATGAAACAGAGAGGACAAGTTGTAATCGATAAAATTCTGGATACTGCCGACAGATTATTTTATTCGCAGGGCTACAGCAATACGGGGATTAATCAGATTATTGATGAAGCGGATATTGCAAAAGGGTCTTTATACAAACATTTTGAAACAAAAACAGATCTGCTGGTTGCTTATGTGCAGAGAACACATGAACTTTGGTTCACCCGTCTGGAAGCTGCAATCAATGAAATTGCAGATCCTAAGGAAAAACTGTTGGCTCTTTTTGATCATCATACCCGGAGACAGGAAGTCAGGCAGTTCGGAGGCTGTCCCTTTATAAAAGCCAATGATGAAGCGGGAACGGACGATCCAAGGTTTTTAGCGGAAATACAGGCACAAAAAATCCACAGTAAAGAATTCATCAAAATACTTGTTGAAAATTCCGGTCATAAAAAATTCCTGTCGGATGAAGAACTGGCAGAAACCATTTACATCATGCTGGAAGGATCCATCGTTACCGCTTCCGTTTTCAAAAATGCTGAAGAGATCCAGGCTGCAAAAAAAATCATTCAAAAACTGATCTGA
- a CDS encoding methylated-DNA--[protein]-cysteine S-methyltransferase, with protein sequence MSPISYPNNMKNQNPLQYKDVSSPVGLIRVIASDKGLAAIIWEGEDCKRTKLSVPVREDNHPILLKTEDQLNEYFENKRKVFDIPFDLKGTEFQIKVWEALLKIPYGVTKTYGELAVILGDIKAVRAVGGALNKNPVSIIIPCHRVVGASGKLVGFAGGLENKSVLLDLEQGFTMQCLF encoded by the coding sequence ATGTCACCAATATCATATCCGAATAATATGAAAAATCAGAATCCGTTACAATATAAAGATGTTTCCTCACCGGTTGGCCTGATCAGGGTGATCGCTTCCGATAAAGGCCTTGCTGCAATTATCTGGGAAGGGGAAGATTGTAAAAGAACAAAGCTTTCGGTTCCTGTGAGAGAAGATAACCACCCGATCCTGTTGAAGACCGAAGATCAGCTGAACGAATATTTTGAAAATAAAAGAAAGGTTTTCGATATTCCCTTTGACCTGAAGGGAACTGAGTTTCAGATAAAAGTCTGGGAGGCTCTGTTGAAAATTCCGTACGGTGTTACAAAAACTTATGGAGAACTGGCTGTCATTCTCGGTGATATAAAAGCGGTTCGTGCTGTTGGAGGTGCTTTGAATAAAAATCCGGTCTCCATTATAATTCCCTGTCACAGGGTAGTGGGGGCGTCAGGAAAACTGGTCGGTTTTGCCGGCGGTCTCGAAAATAAATCTGTTCTTCTCGATCTGGAACAAGGTTTTACCATGCAATGTTTATTTTAA
- a CDS encoding MFS transporter, with product MKEIKNKWLELIIVLAAPLLSVIDVFIINVAIPTIKKGIHATDGEMQLVIAGYLLGYAAFLITGGRAGDHFGRKKVFFWGMFAFTVASCLCGLSQTALQLNLTRLLQGLSASFMVPQTIAFIQVLFTDTRERAKAFGLYGITLGTAAVIGQVLGGYLSDTHWVIEGWRLVFFINLPIGIITLWATHKYVTETAKHQNTKFDYTGILILTLALFSLIYPLIQGRESGWPLWSFGLLAVSVLLFIFFIYNQKIKLSHHQNPLIDIRLFKIKDFNMGLVAVLFHFMLHTAYLLLSAVYLQNGLGISALDSGLYFIFPGILFIISSVMASRLIVKFGKRVLQVGVVILMAAFYFQMTLWKPGISTWLIIGLMGVWGFGNGLVLPSLLNIALKNVPARYAGAAAGIYSTFQQTASALGVSIIGGVFFYFSKDGWQTAYHFGILCLLICVVIVGLMLQLLPGTKTADENVTNIISE from the coding sequence ATGAAAGAGATAAAAAATAAATGGCTGGAGCTGATCATTGTATTGGCCGCGCCACTGCTTTCCGTGATTGATGTATTTATTATTAATGTTGCGATTCCTACCATTAAAAAAGGAATCCATGCTACGGATGGCGAGATGCAGCTTGTTATAGCAGGGTACCTCCTTGGATATGCGGCTTTCCTTATCACCGGGGGCCGGGCAGGAGATCATTTTGGGCGAAAAAAAGTATTCTTCTGGGGAATGTTTGCTTTTACTGTTGCTTCCTGTCTGTGCGGATTGTCGCAGACGGCTTTACAGCTGAACCTTACCAGGCTTCTTCAGGGGTTGAGTGCGTCATTTATGGTTCCGCAGACCATCGCATTCATTCAGGTTTTGTTTACGGATACCAGAGAACGGGCAAAAGCATTCGGGTTGTATGGAATTACCCTTGGAACTGCAGCTGTAATCGGGCAGGTATTGGGCGGCTATCTGTCGGATACCCATTGGGTCATTGAAGGCTGGAGATTGGTGTTCTTTATCAACCTTCCAATTGGAATCATAACACTTTGGGCAACACACAAGTACGTCACTGAAACTGCAAAGCATCAAAATACAAAATTCGATTATACAGGAATTTTAATCCTGACCTTAGCTTTATTTTCCCTTATTTATCCGTTGATTCAAGGGCGGGAATCCGGCTGGCCACTTTGGAGTTTCGGGCTGCTGGCCGTATCGGTTTTGCTTTTTATCTTTTTCATTTATAACCAGAAAATCAAACTTTCCCACCATCAAAATCCACTGATCGACATCAGATTATTTAAGATAAAGGATTTTAATATGGGACTGGTTGCCGTGCTGTTCCATTTTATGCTGCACACGGCGTATCTTTTACTGAGTGCGGTTTATCTGCAAAACGGGCTGGGTATTTCGGCACTGGATTCCGGATTGTATTTTATTTTCCCGGGAATTTTATTTATCATTTCTTCCGTTATGGCTTCAAGACTGATTGTGAAATTTGGGAAAAGGGTACTGCAGGTAGGTGTTGTTATTTTAATGGCCGCATTTTATTTTCAGATGACGCTTTGGAAACCGGGAATCAGCACCTGGCTGATTATTGGATTAATGGGGGTCTGGGGATTTGGAAACGGGCTTGTTCTTCCTTCACTGCTGAATATTGCCCTTAAAAACGTACCGGCCCGGTATGCCGGTGCAGCAGCGGGAATCTATTCAACTTTCCAGCAAACTGCGTCCGCACTGGGCGTGAGCATCATTGGCGGTGTCTTCTTTTACTTTTCAAAAGACGGATGGCAAACGGCTTATCATTTTGGAATCCTGTGTTTATTAATTTGTGTGGTCATCGTAGGATTGATGCTGCAGCTGCTCCCGGGTACAAAAACAGCTGATGAAAATGTCACCAATATCATATCCGAATAA